A stretch of the uncultured Desulfobacter sp. genome encodes the following:
- a CDS encoding methyl-accepting chemotaxis protein: MHQNFLSRFSVTQRVNFVVVFVLFVSLFVSLTLLNRFVENQMRHTYMDSILTLFSSFQDGVKGSLERGQMKNFEKLLSDQNKIKGVVGVELYDRSGSINLSSTSLKKDDQLSQEILNRLHESKTMMISEEKKAISIYGPQLVIPDCIRCHPGWKKGEVGGVLTLTYSLESLNTTIRQLKYATSIGSLILLAIVSLIIFVVMRRLVSKPVNHIIGNLSNRAKNVENAAHLSAESSHSLSDNASVQSTSLKQTEDFLKDILAMIDENVKNADIADNIMAETNAVMTGSNQTMEDLSTAIANIEATNKETATTLKLIDEIAFQTNLLALNAAVEAARAGEAGAGFAVVADEVRNLALRAATAAGSINTMLEESNAKVTRGVEFTRKARESFSFSTQKADDAVRLINQISSASKDQSIHIEKLADAIFKLGQVTKDNLEDARKASSVSTQMQEQFENLNEDIEKLKTLMGGRSTAP; the protein is encoded by the coding sequence ATGCACCAAAATTTTTTGTCTCGATTCTCAGTCACGCAACGGGTTAATTTTGTGGTTGTGTTTGTTTTGTTTGTTTCATTGTTCGTTTCGTTAACCCTGTTGAACCGCTTTGTTGAAAACCAGATGCGCCACACTTATATGGATTCCATCCTGACTCTTTTCAGTTCATTTCAGGATGGGGTAAAAGGCTCCCTTGAAAGGGGGCAAATGAAAAATTTTGAAAAACTGCTCAGCGATCAGAATAAGATCAAAGGGGTTGTGGGGGTGGAGCTTTATGATAGGTCCGGCAGCATCAATCTGTCCTCCACCAGTTTGAAAAAGGATGATCAGCTGTCACAGGAAATCCTCAACCGACTTCATGAATCAAAAACAATGATGATATCCGAGGAAAAGAAGGCCATCTCAATTTACGGTCCGCAGTTGGTCATACCTGACTGCATCCGGTGCCATCCGGGCTGGAAAAAAGGAGAGGTCGGCGGTGTCTTGACCCTGACCTACAGCCTGGAGTCACTGAACACCACCATTCGGCAGCTTAAATATGCCACATCCATCGGGTCTTTAATCCTGCTTGCCATTGTCAGTCTGATCATATTTGTGGTGATGCGCCGGCTGGTCAGCAAGCCAGTCAATCATATCATCGGCAACTTATCCAACAGGGCAAAAAATGTTGAGAATGCCGCCCATCTGTCCGCGGAAAGCAGTCATTCGTTGTCTGATAACGCCTCGGTTCAATCCACATCCTTAAAACAGACCGAAGATTTTCTTAAGGACATCCTGGCCATGATTGATGAAAATGTTAAAAATGCAGATATCGCCGACAACATCATGGCGGAAACCAATGCGGTCATGACAGGGTCCAATCAAACCATGGAGGATTTAAGCACTGCCATTGCAAATATAGAAGCGACTAATAAAGAAACGGCCACCACCCTTAAATTAATCGATGAAATTGCATTTCAGACCAATTTACTGGCGTTGAATGCCGCGGTTGAGGCGGCGCGGGCCGGGGAAGCCGGTGCCGGGTTTGCCGTTGTGGCCGACGAAGTCAGAAACCTTGCATTGCGGGCGGCGACAGCAGCCGGCAGCATTAATACAATGTTGGAGGAATCCAACGCGAAGGTCACCAGGGGCGTGGAATTTACCCGGAAAGCCAGGGAGTCATTTTCGTTTTCAACTCAAAAGGCTGATGACGCCGTTCGCTTGATAAACCAGATTTCATCAGCATCAAAAGATCAGTCCATACACATTGAAAAATTAGCAGATGCGATTTTTAAGTTGGGCCAGGTAACCAAAGACAACCTTGAAGATGCTCGTAAAGCTTCGTCTGTTTCAACTCAGATGCAGGAACAGTTTGAAAACCTTAATGAAGATATTGAAAAATTAAAAACGCTTATGGGAGGAAGATCCACTGCGCCATAA
- a CDS encoding EAL domain-containing protein, translated as MHKPDGKALLDRCNELELRLDETIREMQYYKNIASVAGHKRLKEVEELSNLIFLRKQAEKALEKTRDELEDKVKERTRELVSINKRLRKEIEERKKVEEEIRYLAFYDSLTGLGNRVLFMDRLNEAIKQAARKGSRFALLFLDLDHFKRVNDTLGHHAGDLLLQGVAENIKKFVRDSDFASRLTPLKKKELLVARFGGDEFSILISDIKEPENAARVAKRILDNIPATYQLDGHEVSVTTSIGISVFPEDGSTAQDLLKHADTAMYHAKSRGRNTYQFFTESMNQVVLERFLIEKGLKKALENGEFILYYQPKLRLSDKKIISAEALIRWHHPQQGMVPPGKFIPIAEESKIILDINRWVIKEACRQVKQWDISGWNDISISVNLSGYKLNNQNIVTYLKDTLSSVELDSKSIEIEITENILLKENKETISTLNAIKALGFKIAMDDFGTGYSSLSYLTSFPLDTLKIDRYFVMNAMSEQNNQVIIKAIIAMGHSLGKKIIAEGIETEDQYHFLKVCGCDEGQGNFFHHPVPADEFEKLLARDSR; from the coding sequence ATGCATAAACCTGACGGCAAAGCACTGTTGGATCGATGTAATGAACTTGAATTGCGTCTGGATGAAACCATACGGGAAATGCAGTATTATAAGAATATCGCATCAGTTGCAGGCCATAAACGGCTCAAAGAAGTTGAAGAACTTTCAAACTTGATTTTTTTACGAAAGCAAGCTGAAAAGGCGCTGGAGAAAACCCGCGATGAGCTTGAAGACAAAGTAAAAGAACGCACCCGGGAATTGGTCTCCATAAATAAGCGGCTTAGAAAAGAAATTGAAGAGAGAAAAAAAGTAGAAGAAGAAATCCGCTACCTTGCGTTCTACGACAGCCTGACCGGCCTGGGTAACCGGGTGCTTTTCATGGACCGCCTTAACGAAGCCATAAAACAAGCGGCCCGCAAAGGCAGTCGATTTGCCTTGCTCTTCCTGGACCTGGATCATTTCAAACGCGTCAACGATACCCTTGGGCATCATGCTGGAGATTTGTTGTTACAGGGGGTGGCGGAAAATATCAAAAAATTCGTCCGGGACAGTGATTTCGCCTCCCGGTTGACACCCCTGAAAAAAAAAGAGCTTCTTGTGGCCAGGTTCGGGGGAGATGAATTCAGTATCCTGATCTCAGATATAAAAGAACCGGAAAATGCCGCCCGGGTGGCAAAAAGAATCTTGGACAACATCCCGGCAACATATCAACTGGACGGTCATGAGGTATCGGTAACGACCAGTATCGGTATCAGCGTCTTCCCTGAAGACGGCAGTACGGCTCAAGACCTTCTCAAGCATGCAGACACGGCCATGTATCACGCCAAAAGCAGGGGAAGAAATACATATCAATTTTTTACGGAATCCATGAACCAGGTCGTCCTGGAACGATTTTTAATTGAGAAAGGTCTTAAGAAAGCACTGGAAAATGGTGAATTTATACTTTATTACCAGCCCAAACTCAGGTTGTCGGATAAAAAAATCATAAGTGCTGAAGCCCTGATTCGATGGCATCACCCCCAGCAGGGAATGGTTCCCCCGGGTAAATTTATCCCTATAGCGGAAGAATCCAAAATTATTCTTGATATCAACCGCTGGGTCATCAAAGAAGCCTGCCGCCAGGTTAAACAATGGGACATATCGGGTTGGAATGATATCTCCATTAGCGTCAACTTGTCCGGATACAAGCTGAACAACCAGAATATTGTAACATACCTGAAAGATACGCTATCCTCCGTGGAGCTGGATTCCAAAAGCATTGAGATCGAAATTACAGAAAACATCCTGCTCAAAGAAAATAAAGAAACGATATCCACCTTAAATGCCATAAAAGCCTTAGGGTTTAAAATCGCTATGGATGATTTTGGCACCGGGTATTCCTCCTTAAGTTATCTCACCTCATTTCCCCTGGATACGCTCAAGATCGACCGGTATTTTGTCATGAACGCCATGTCTGAACAAAACAACCAAGTGATCATCAAAGCCATCATTGCCATGGGGCACAGTCTGGGCAAAAAAATTATCGCAGAAGGAATTGAAACAGAAGATCAGTACCATTTTCTGAAAGTATGCGGCTGTGACGAAGGACAGGGGAACTTTTTCCATCACCCGGTACCGGCAGATGAATTTGAGAAACTCCTGGCCCGGGATTCACGGTAA
- a CDS encoding BTAD domain-containing putative transcriptional regulator, with the protein MDILESKLVTPHLGNLLQRQRLILKLKDLEGKRLILVTAGAGYGKTTMVAQALSGPPTGNRVLVWYRLDRFDRDFTTFTSYLIRGLEKIYPGIGEALCETGFNEGSTREHEARLLELIKILESKKEKKLFIILDDYHLLGDAGKNDAPDFLSIHSCMEFFLKRLPSHVRLVLISRTDPPLKLSNLRVRRQILEIHESDLVFSLDETAALFSRIHHQVHGAETLSALHNQTGGWAAGLILFGAALEKQAGTLPCSGVMDTGMSKDHMFDFLEENLFETQTPDMQKFMARTALMDHMDTTVCDHIFDRNDSKSRFNQMMATHLMVFPIDENKTIFHYHHLFREFLLKKLNQTHTESEIKQIHLKIAGLMETRGNAMALVHYIEAHAYDDAVRFMTTFELEFLAQGKIRFIRNCLEKIPKKIIAANPRLLFMEAKQHSYFGRTDKSIACLTSACRILRQSNSDAYVAKCLVDLGAQYYYTGHIPEARDLMVQVLDEAKADPATYILAVMYLSFFCAVLGDLNDAQTYESQARAVIENFPEFEQFTAIAAMDIARTYILYVQGDFEESQDVNLDLISRCTSAGMEAFLPLAYYHASAADCLLGKYETGVTFAEKGIRIAEKIHLRDSQNGWLFLSRSENHLGLGQLNAARTHADTALKIFRRPGNRWGMANALDLMAKISLASNNISDARSQATRALNVIKGYGLPVTEAIISITHARILMACNAFEDAGACLSRARKHLKSAPWYLCSAWLLDAGCSHALGQSETAWHHFQKGLAIAGKKQFDRLVLREAGGLIQVMAEFKPGSIFSSYLKALGAHPHQAPAMQGLQIRMLGRFRVSVDGRKIEHDQWPGSKALILFQYLAVHHSRGFIPKDVLVEMLWPDQNPDKTGKRFNTAMSRLRKLLEPALPPRAPSAYIQRKNDHYRLSLGPGGDLDITKFRTMAEKALKMKKGLSKDAFATASEAERLYTGPFLKDGPYLDWCIRLQDETKNLYCRLCRMLTVLCKKTKDTASGIIYAQKALKTDPFDESMYRELICFFLADGQYSLAQKTFTDCRKRMQEMDCRLSQETLLLMKNIPSV; encoded by the coding sequence ATGGATATTCTGGAATCAAAACTGGTTACGCCCCACCTGGGCAATCTGCTGCAAAGGCAGCGATTGATTTTAAAACTGAAAGACCTTGAAGGAAAGCGCCTGATCCTGGTCACCGCCGGAGCCGGATACGGCAAAACGACAATGGTGGCCCAGGCGCTATCGGGCCCGCCTACCGGGAACCGGGTCCTGGTCTGGTATCGCCTGGATCGGTTTGACCGGGATTTCACCACCTTCACCAGCTATCTGATCCGGGGACTGGAAAAAATTTACCCCGGCATTGGGGAGGCGCTTTGTGAAACCGGATTTAACGAAGGAAGCACAAGGGAGCACGAGGCAAGGCTCCTGGAACTGATCAAAATACTGGAATCAAAAAAGGAGAAAAAACTTTTTATTATTCTGGATGATTATCACCTTTTAGGCGATGCCGGAAAAAATGATGCCCCCGATTTTTTAAGCATTCATTCGTGCATGGAATTTTTTCTAAAGCGACTGCCGAGTCATGTCCGTCTTGTTCTCATATCGCGAACCGACCCGCCTTTGAAATTGTCTAACCTGCGGGTACGCCGGCAGATCTTGGAAATCCATGAATCGGATCTTGTCTTTTCCCTTGATGAGACCGCCGCCCTTTTTTCCCGGATTCATCATCAAGTTCACGGGGCAGAAACGCTGTCAGCCCTTCACAACCAGACCGGTGGTTGGGCCGCCGGTCTGATCCTGTTTGGCGCGGCCCTTGAGAAACAGGCCGGCACACTGCCCTGCTCCGGGGTCATGGATACAGGGATGTCTAAAGATCATATGTTTGATTTCCTGGAGGAAAACCTGTTTGAGACCCAAACGCCCGACATGCAGAAGTTCATGGCCAGGACGGCCCTCATGGATCACATGGACACAACCGTTTGTGACCACATTTTCGACCGTAATGATTCCAAAAGCCGTTTTAACCAAATGATGGCAACGCATCTAATGGTGTTCCCCATAGACGAAAACAAAACAATTTTTCACTACCACCATCTGTTCCGTGAGTTTCTTTTAAAAAAACTTAATCAAACCCATACGGAATCTGAGATCAAACAAATTCACTTAAAAATTGCAGGTCTTATGGAGACCCGGGGAAATGCCATGGCCCTGGTCCATTACATAGAGGCCCATGCCTATGATGATGCGGTTCGTTTTATGACGACGTTTGAACTGGAATTTCTGGCCCAGGGAAAAATCAGGTTTATACGCAACTGCCTTGAAAAAATTCCTAAAAAAATCATAGCCGCAAACCCCAGACTGCTGTTCATGGAGGCCAAGCAACACTCCTATTTCGGCCGGACGGATAAATCCATTGCCTGCCTGACTTCGGCCTGCCGAATCCTCAGACAGTCCAACTCGGATGCGTATGTGGCCAAATGCCTGGTGGACTTAGGGGCTCAATATTATTACACCGGACATATCCCGGAAGCCAGAGACCTGATGGTCCAGGTTCTGGATGAAGCCAAGGCAGACCCCGCCACCTATATCCTGGCGGTCATGTATTTATCTTTTTTTTGTGCCGTACTCGGAGACTTAAACGATGCACAGACGTATGAATCCCAGGCCAGAGCTGTTATCGAAAACTTCCCTGAATTTGAACAATTCACCGCCATTGCCGCCATGGATATTGCCAGGACGTATATTCTTTATGTCCAAGGGGATTTCGAGGAATCCCAGGATGTGAACCTGGATTTGATTTCCCGGTGCACGTCGGCAGGGATGGAAGCGTTTCTTCCCCTGGCCTATTACCATGCATCTGCCGCGGATTGCTTGCTGGGCAAATATGAAACAGGCGTAACCTTTGCTGAAAAAGGAATACGGATAGCTGAAAAAATCCATTTGCGGGACAGCCAGAATGGCTGGCTTTTTCTTTCCCGGTCTGAAAATCATCTGGGGTTGGGGCAACTGAATGCCGCCCGAACCCATGCAGACACAGCGCTTAAAATTTTCAGGCGGCCCGGAAACCGCTGGGGCATGGCCAATGCCCTGGACCTTATGGCTAAAATCAGCCTGGCCTCGAACAATATTTCCGATGCCCGTTCCCAGGCCACCCGGGCCCTAAATGTTATCAAAGGATATGGCCTTCCTGTAACAGAAGCCATTATTTCGATCACCCATGCCCGGATCTTAATGGCCTGTAACGCATTTGAAGATGCCGGCGCCTGCCTGTCCCGGGCCCGAAAGCACCTGAAGTCCGCTCCCTGGTATTTGTGCTCGGCCTGGCTTCTGGACGCCGGGTGCAGCCATGCCCTGGGTCAAAGCGAAACCGCCTGGCATCATTTTCAAAAAGGACTTGCCATTGCCGGGAAAAAACAGTTTGACCGGCTTGTGTTGAGAGAAGCCGGCGGATTGATTCAGGTCATGGCCGAGTTCAAGCCCGGGTCAATCTTTTCATCCTATCTTAAAGCCCTTGGCGCACACCCACACCAGGCTCCGGCAATGCAAGGGCTGCAAATCCGCATGCTGGGCCGGTTCCGGGTATCTGTGGACGGCAGAAAGATTGAACACGACCAATGGCCTGGTTCCAAAGCCCTTATCTTATTTCAATACCTGGCTGTACATCACTCCCGGGGGTTTATCCCCAAGGATGTGCTGGTGGAAATGCTCTGGCCGGACCAAAATCCGGACAAAACAGGCAAACGCTTCAACACTGCCATGAGCCGGTTGCGCAAGCTTCTGGAACCGGCCCTGCCGCCGCGCGCGCCATCCGCATATATCCAACGCAAAAATGATCATTACAGGCTCTCTTTAGGCCCCGGGGGAGACCTGGATATAACAAAATTCCGGACAATGGCTGAAAAAGCGCTGAAAATGAAAAAAGGGTTGTCCAAAGACGCCTTTGCCACGGCCAGTGAGGCAGAACGGCTTTACACCGGTCCGTTTCTAAAGGACGGACCTTACCTGGATTGGTGTATCCGGCTGCAGGATGAAACCAAAAATCTTTATTGCAGGCTCTGCCGCATGCTGACCGTATTATGCAAAAAGACCAAGGATACGGCGTCGGGGATTATATATGCACAAAAAGCCCTTAAAACAGACCCCTTTGATGAATCCATGTACCGGGAACTAATCTGTTTTTTCCTTGCTGACGGACAATATAGCCTTGCACAGAAAACATTCACGGATTGCCGGAAAAGAATGCAAGAGATGGATTGTCGCTTAAGCCAGGAGACTTTGCTTTTAATGAAAAATATCCCATCGGTTTAA
- a CDS encoding FIST N-terminal domain-containing protein produces the protein MRIGIGYSNTSNSFESGKFVAQTAKKDIDSPDFFIGFCNSALNAEKFFKGIKEIAGAVPVIGGSAVGIITGENLSYEGHSAGAMALQGENISVQIHSTGDIDKNLYDAGKILAERFSPRYDSRLLFLLYDSICQAATPSTPPIMNASPQLLAGIEDHLKHAVPVLGAGTLGDFNFKPTMQFCGNYAASRQALGLLMSGDFNVYHAIMHGCTPLDGQYLTITKKEGPFIYEINGMPVCEMIDEVYGSTAWRKQTPVNFLTIGLNKGKKFADFAEENYVNRLIAGALPDGKGICMFEADLDEGTQVQFMLRDTMQMIESVKLNTKKIFNQIEADHRKPCLGIYIDCAGRTSIQSHTATEEAACVQQIFNEKNTPLFGFYSGVEIAPFQGISRGLDWTGVLIIIAEK, from the coding sequence ATGAGAATTGGCATTGGCTATTCAAATACAAGTAACAGTTTTGAATCTGGAAAATTTGTTGCACAAACCGCTAAAAAAGACATAGATTCCCCTGATTTTTTTATTGGGTTCTGCAATTCAGCACTTAACGCTGAAAAATTTTTTAAAGGAATTAAAGAAATTGCCGGAGCTGTACCGGTTATCGGCGGTTCAGCAGTGGGCATTATAACCGGGGAAAACCTCTCCTATGAAGGACACTCGGCAGGCGCTATGGCATTGCAAGGGGAAAATATTTCCGTGCAAATTCATTCAACAGGCGACATAGACAAAAATTTGTATGACGCCGGAAAAATACTTGCTGAACGCTTCTCTCCCCGCTATGACAGTCGACTTCTTTTTCTTTTATATGACTCAATATGTCAAGCCGCAACGCCGTCAACACCACCGATAATGAATGCGTCCCCTCAATTGCTTGCGGGTATAGAAGATCATTTAAAGCATGCTGTTCCTGTACTGGGTGCCGGCACCTTGGGAGATTTTAATTTCAAACCGACTATGCAGTTCTGCGGCAACTATGCAGCAAGCCGGCAGGCCTTGGGATTGCTGATGTCCGGCGACTTCAATGTCTACCATGCTATCATGCATGGCTGTACGCCGCTTGATGGGCAATATCTTACCATCACCAAAAAAGAAGGACCGTTTATCTATGAAATAAACGGGATGCCTGTCTGCGAAATGATTGATGAGGTGTATGGAAGCACGGCTTGGCGGAAACAGACACCGGTCAACTTTTTAACCATCGGTTTAAATAAAGGAAAAAAATTTGCTGATTTTGCAGAGGAGAATTATGTAAACCGACTTATAGCCGGAGCATTACCGGACGGAAAAGGAATTTGCATGTTTGAGGCAGACCTTGATGAGGGTACACAAGTACAATTCATGCTGCGGGATACCATGCAGATGATTGAATCGGTCAAACTGAACACCAAAAAAATTTTCAATCAGATTGAAGCAGACCACCGGAAGCCATGCCTTGGTATTTATATTGATTGTGCGGGGAGGACCTCAATTCAATCGCACACAGCCACAGAAGAGGCGGCCTGTGTTCAGCAAATATTCAATGAAAAAAACACACCTCTTTTCGGGTTTTATTCTGGGGTGGAGATTGCCCCTTTCCAAGGAATCAGCCGTGGTCTTGACTGGACAGGCGTCTTAATAATAATTGCTGAGAAATAG
- a CDS encoding LysR family transcriptional regulator, producing the protein MGHLEIKHLRMVQTIAGTGTLTRAAQALFLSQSALSQQLKEIETRLQTQLFHRTRKKMLLTPMGQKILATADQVIRMMEDTETDIARMVSGETGEIKVGTQCIFCYRWLPKVMEAFQEKFPNVELEIGNAVNPYRELEKGTYHLVVSVLDEPGEKLSKVPLFRDEMMAVLRHDHPLAQKKWLEFTDFNKEKFISIQPRSRNRFFQKYLKPRGIHPKRFMVVGDPAAMMEMTVAGFGIAIAPAWAIQSQMNDRPIRALSITRPGMYLTWQAVFLKNNASLVFLQEVIRLISRAGVASLPKQGGSGSAL; encoded by the coding sequence ATGGGACATCTGGAGATCAAACATTTGAGGATGGTACAGACCATTGCCGGGACCGGCACACTGACCCGGGCTGCCCAGGCGCTTTTTCTATCCCAATCCGCCTTAAGCCAGCAGCTCAAAGAGATTGAAACCCGGTTGCAAACCCAGTTGTTTCACCGCACCCGAAAAAAAATGCTGCTCACCCCCATGGGCCAAAAGATCCTGGCAACTGCGGATCAGGTCATCCGTATGATGGAAGATACGGAGACCGATATTGCCCGTATGGTCTCAGGCGAGACCGGGGAAATCAAAGTCGGGACTCAATGTATTTTCTGTTATCGGTGGCTGCCAAAGGTCATGGAGGCATTCCAGGAAAAATTTCCCAATGTGGAACTGGAAATCGGCAACGCGGTCAATCCTTACCGGGAACTGGAAAAAGGGACCTATCATCTGGTGGTCAGTGTGCTTGATGAACCAGGTGAAAAGCTATCCAAAGTCCCGCTTTTCAGGGATGAGATGATGGCCGTTTTAAGGCATGATCATCCTTTGGCTCAAAAAAAATGGCTTGAGTTTACCGATTTTAATAAAGAAAAATTTATCTCCATCCAGCCCAGGTCCCGGAACCGTTTTTTTCAAAAGTATTTGAAACCCAGGGGAATTCATCCCAAGCGTTTTATGGTGGTGGGAGATCCGGCCGCCATGATGGAAATGACCGTTGCCGGTTTCGGCATTGCCATAGCCCCGGCATGGGCTATACAATCCCAGATGAACGATCGTCCGATCCGGGCGTTGTCCATTACCCGGCCCGGCATGTATCTCACCTGGCAGGCCGTGTTTCTCAAAAACAACGCATCGCTTGTTTTCCTCCAGGAGGTTATACGCCTGATCTCCCGGGCCGGGGTTGCCTCTTTGCCGAAACAGGGCGGTTCAGGTTCAGCGTTGTGA
- a CDS encoding nickel-dependent hydrogenase large subunit — MKIDIGPVTRLEGHLNVNTVVEDHVIVDAKCMGEMFRGFEAILKGRDPLDAQQITQRICGVCPYAHGIASSYAQENAYQLKVPRNGRILHNLIQGANHLYDYLLHFYQLSALDFVDVTAILQYKGADPDLTSLKNWVDSELNSGASFPGAPFLPRLSGKYIADAELNIGALKHYLESLEIQKKANRASAIFGGKFPHATAIFPGGCPQVPNIDHISSYRALISDVRNFIHQKYIPDIVAVAGGFPEYWEIGQSKGDFLSYGLLPLGPSSNSRRLFSPGVLKGDTVSGVDFDAIREDVAYSKYSSPSGLKVADGRLVPAPHKSGAYSWIKAPRYDGTVMEVGPAARILVDYFAGNNATVKTLVDHFIKTVDIKPENLNSVLGRHLCRAVSAVVIADFLMDETERIDPEGSHMAEYDLPESGEGFGATEASRGALLHYIKIKNYKIEKYECVVPTTWNCSPKDDRGRPGALESALRGTRVENPEEQIEANRIIHSFDPCLACAVH, encoded by the coding sequence ATGAAAATAGATATCGGGCCGGTGACACGGTTGGAAGGCCATTTGAATGTTAATACGGTTGTGGAAGATCATGTGATTGTTGATGCGAAATGTATGGGGGAGATGTTCAGGGGATTTGAGGCCATTTTAAAAGGGCGGGACCCGCTTGATGCCCAGCAGATCACCCAGAGGATCTGCGGCGTCTGTCCCTATGCCCATGGCATCGCATCCTCATATGCCCAGGAAAATGCGTATCAATTAAAAGTCCCCCGTAACGGACGAATTCTGCACAACCTGATACAAGGCGCCAATCACCTTTACGATTATCTGCTTCATTTTTATCAGCTGTCGGCACTGGATTTTGTCGATGTTACGGCCATTCTTCAGTATAAAGGCGCAGATCCGGACCTGACATCCTTGAAAAACTGGGTGGACAGTGAGCTGAACTCCGGGGCATCATTTCCAGGCGCGCCGTTTCTTCCAAGGCTCTCCGGCAAATATATCGCCGATGCAGAACTGAATATCGGAGCCTTGAAGCATTATCTCGAATCACTGGAGATACAGAAAAAGGCCAACCGGGCCTCTGCCATTTTCGGCGGCAAGTTTCCCCATGCGACGGCAATTTTTCCGGGTGGCTGCCCGCAGGTCCCGAATATCGACCATATTTCATCCTACAGGGCGCTGATTTCCGATGTCCGGAATTTTATTCACCAAAAATATATCCCCGATATTGTGGCGGTTGCCGGTGGGTTCCCTGAATATTGGGAAATCGGGCAAAGCAAAGGCGATTTTCTTTCATACGGACTTTTGCCCCTGGGACCCTCATCGAACAGCAGACGGCTTTTCTCTCCGGGGGTTCTAAAAGGGGATACGGTGTCTGGGGTTGATTTCGATGCCATCCGGGAAGATGTGGCATATTCCAAATATTCGTCTCCATCCGGTCTTAAAGTGGCAGACGGCCGGCTGGTCCCGGCACCCCATAAGTCCGGTGCGTATTCCTGGATCAAAGCCCCTAGGTATGATGGCACCGTGATGGAGGTCGGGCCTGCAGCGCGGATACTGGTGGATTATTTTGCCGGCAATAACGCCACGGTTAAAACGCTGGTGGATCACTTTATAAAGACGGTGGATATAAAACCTGAAAATTTAAATTCAGTGTTGGGCAGGCATCTGTGCCGGGCGGTGTCCGCCGTTGTGATCGCTGATTTTCTCATGGATGAAACGGAAAGGATTGACCCTGAAGGGTCTCACATGGCTGAATACGATCTTCCCGAATCCGGCGAGGGCTTCGGGGCCACCGAGGCATCCCGGGGGGCATTACTCCACTATATTAAAATCAAGAATTATAAAATCGAAAAATACGAATGTGTGGTCCCGACCACATGGAATTGTTCGCCAAAAGATGACAGGGGCCGGCCGGGCGCCCTTGAGTCCGCGCTGAGGGGAACACGGGTTGAGAACCCGGAAGAACAGATAGAGGCCAACCGGATCATCCATTCTTTTGATCCCTGCCTGGCCTGTGCCGTTCACTGA
- a CDS encoding hydrogenase small subunit, with protein sequence MIDRREFLKMAVCLSASFGVSNLPGVVQAALKKIDYKTVPRLLYLQAQSCSGCSTSLLQAESPNVVSMVTQYSKLSFHADLSATSGKQALHLIEEYIDGNAGDYFLAVEGAIPWDMPDACILGDKPFADYLTAAAGTMSGAVAVGTCATHGGIPAAEGNLTGAVGLREFYKRKKLSPLLVEIPGCSVHPDWVWKTVIHLVRAGLPDLIDGKPKLFFERKVHELCPRYHDFQQEIFAEKLGDKGCLFKLGCLGPDTQADCPTRWWNGGQTWCIDANAPCIGCTSALFAARKDFPFYRSFEK encoded by the coding sequence ATGATTGATAGAAGAGAATTTTTAAAAATGGCCGTCTGCCTGAGTGCCTCATTTGGTGTTTCCAATCTGCCGGGAGTGGTGCAGGCTGCCCTTAAAAAAATTGATTACAAGACCGTTCCAAGGCTGCTTTATCTGCAGGCCCAGTCCTGCTCAGGCTGTTCCACCTCCCTGCTCCAGGCTGAGTCGCCCAATGTGGTGTCAATGGTGACTCAGTATTCAAAATTATCCTTCCATGCCGACCTTTCCGCCACATCCGGAAAACAGGCGCTGCATTTAATCGAAGAATACATTGACGGGAATGCCGGAGACTATTTTTTGGCCGTTGAAGGTGCCATCCCTTGGGATATGCCGGACGCCTGCATATTGGGAGACAAACCATTTGCCGATTATCTGACGGCAGCCGCCGGAACCATGAGCGGGGCTGTGGCTGTCGGCACCTGCGCGACCCATGGTGGAATCCCAGCTGCTGAGGGAAATTTGACGGGCGCGGTGGGACTGAGGGAATTTTATAAGCGTAAAAAACTGTCTCCATTGTTGGTTGAGATCCCCGGCTGTTCGGTTCATCCCGATTGGGTATGGAAAACCGTCATTCATCTGGTCCGGGCAGGACTGCCGGATCTGATTGACGGGAAGCCAAAATTGTTTTTTGAACGCAAAGTGCATGAATTGTGTCCCCGGTATCATGATTTCCAGCAGGAAATATTTGCTGAAAAACTGGGAGACAAGGGCTGCCTTTTTAAACTGGGCTGCCTGGGGCCGGATACACAGGCCGACTGTCCCACGCGCTGGTGGAACGGCGGGCAGACGTGGTGTATTGATGCCAATGCCCCCTGTATCGGATGTACATCTGCCCTGTTTGCGGCCCGTAAGGATTTTCCGTTTTACCGGTCTTTTGAAAAGTAA